From a region of the Osmia lignaria lignaria isolate PbOS001 chromosome 10, iyOsmLign1, whole genome shotgun sequence genome:
- the LOC117611713 gene encoding protein mab-21 has protein sequence MLLPADMLAAQSKMVYQINKYFGERVMTRKSQVMKTIQEVCRVVQDVLKEVEVQEPRFISSLTDYNGRFDGLDVISPTEFEIVIYLNQMGVLNFVDDGTLPGCAVLKLSDGRKRSMSLWVEFITASGYLSARKIRSRFQTLVAQACDKCAYRDSVKMIADTTEVKLRIRERYVVQITPAFKCAGLWPRSASHWPIAHISWPHPNIVAEVKTEGFDMLSKECIGLQGKQSAMEGDAWALSFIDAENRLLQGGSRKRCLSILKTLRDRHLDLPGNPVTSYHMKTLLLYECEKHPHEAEWDETCIGDRINGILLQLISCLQCRRCPHYFLPNLDLFKGKSPSGLENAAKQVWRLTRELLTNSRALEKL, from the coding sequence ATGTTGTTGCCGGCCGATATGCTGGCGGCCCAGTCCAAGATGGTATACCAGATCAACAAGTACTTTGGGGAGCGTGTAATGACCAGGAAGAGTCAAGTGATGAAGACGATCCAAGAAGTGTGCCGGGTGGTGCAGGACGTGCTGAAGGAAGTAGAGGTTCAAGAGCCTCGGTTCATCTCGTCGTTGACCGACTACAATGGTCGTTTCGACGGTCTCGACGTGATCTCCCCGACGGAATTCGAGATCGTGATCTATCTTAACCAAATGGGAGTTTTGAATTTCGTGGACGACGGCACGTTGCCAGGTTGCGCGGTGCTGAAGCTCAGCGACGGTCGAAAGAGGTCTATGTCCCTTTGGGTCGAATTCATCACCGCCTCCGGTTACCTGTCCGCCAGGAAGATCCGTTCGAGATTTCAGACCTTGGTGGCGCAAGCTTGCGACAAGTGCGCCTATAGGGATTCGGTGAAGATGATCGCGGACACGACCGAAGTGAAGCTTCGCATCAGGGAGAGATACGTGGTGCAGATCACACCGGCGTTCAAGTGTGCCGGACTTTGGCCAAGATCGGCCTCTCATTGGCCGATAGCGCACATATCTTGGCCGCATCCTAATATCGTAGCCGAAGTGAAAACAGAAGGATTCGACATGTTGTCGAAAGAATGCATAGGACTGCAAGGGAAGCAATCAGCGATGGAGGGCGACGCATGGGCGTTGTCTTTCATTGATGCCGAGAATCGTCTGCTCCAAGGTGGCAGTCGTAAACGTTGTCTGAGTATCCTGAAGACTCTTAGGGACAGACATCTCGATCTACCTGGCAATCCTGTCACCAGCTATCACATGAAAACCTTACTGCTGTACGAGTGCGAGAAACACCCTCACGAGGCTGAATGGGACGAGACGTGCATCGGGGACCGCATCAACGGAATATTATTGCAACTGATCTCTTGCCTGCAGTGCCGCAGGTGCCCTCATTATTTCTTGCCAAATCTCGATTTGTTCAAGGGAAAATCACCCAGTGGATTGGAGAACGCGGCCAAACAAGTGTGGAGACTCACCAGGGAACTTCTTACGAACAGTCGCGCCTTGGAGAAGCTGTag
- the LOC117611714 gene encoding protein mab-21, with amino-acid sequence MLLPQDMMAAQSKMLYQMNKYYGERVQARMGQVQKTIREVCKVVQDVLKEVEVQEPRFISSLTECNGRYEGLEVISPGEFEVVLYLNQMGVFNFVDDGTLPGCAVLKLSDGRKRSMSLWVEFITASGYLSARKIRSRFQTLVAQACDKCAYRDSVKMIADTTEVKLRIRERYVVQITPAFKCSGVWPRSAAHWPIPHIPWPHPNLVAEVKTEGFDLLSKESVALQGKQSAMEGDAWVLSFTEAETRLLQGGCRRRCLSILKTLRDRHLDLPGNPVTSYHMKTLLLYECEKHPLETEWDEGCLADRINGIFLQLISCLQCRRCPHYFLPNLDLFKGKSPSGLENAAKQVWRLTRELLTNSRALEKL; translated from the coding sequence ATGCTGCTGCCGCAGGACATGATGGCAGCCCAGTCGAAGATGCTCTACCAGATGAACAAGTACTACGGTGAACGAGTGCAAGCTCGTATGGGTCAAGTACAAAAGACCATCAGGGAAGTGTGCAAGGTGGTACAGGACGTGCTTAAGGAGGTGGAGGTTCAAGAGCCTCGGTTTATCTCGTCGTTGACCGAGTGCAACGGCCGCTACGAGGGCCTCGAGGTGATCTCGCCAGGTGAATTCGAGGTGGTCCTCTACCTGAATCAGATGGGAGTGTTCAACTTCGTCGACGACGGCACCCTGCCGGGTTGCGCCGTTCTGAAGCTCAGCGACGGACGCAAGAGGTCCATGTCGCTTTGGGTCGAATTCATCACCGCCTCCGGTTACCTGTCCGCCAGGAAGATCCGATCGAGATTTCAGACCCTGGTGGCGCAAGCCTGCGACAAGTGCGCATACAGGGACTCGGTGAAGATGATAGCCGACACCACCGAGGTCAAGCTACGAATCAGGGAGAGATACGTGGTGCAAATTACGCCAGCGTTCAAGTGTTCGGGCGTGTGGCCCAGATCGGCGGCCCATTGGCCGATTCCACATATACCATGGCCACATCCAAACCTGGTGGCCGAGGTCAAAACGGAAGGATTTGATTTGTTATCCAAGGAGAGCGTGGCTCTTCAGGGTAAACAATCCGCGATGGAAGGCGACGCTTGGGTCTTGTCTTTCACAGAGGCAGAGACGAGACTGCTTCAAGGCGGTTGTCGCAGACGATGCTTGAGCATATTGAAAACTCTGAGGGACAGACACCTCGATCTTCCCGGAAATCCGGTGACCAGCTATCACATGAAAACCTTGTTACTCTACGAATGCGAGAAGCATCCCCTGGAGACCGAATGGGACGAAGGATGCTTAGCTGACCGTATTAACGGTATTTTCCTGCAGCTGATATCCTGTCTTCAATGTCGAAGATGTCCCCATTATTTCCTACCCAATTTGGATCTGTTCAAAGGGAAATCACCGAGTGGTCTAGAAAATGCCGCGAAACAAGTGTGGAGACTCACCAGAGAGTTGTTGACCAACAGCCGTGCTCTAGAAAAGCTTTAG